The Brevibacillus humidisoli DNA segment GCCCGAACCACAATGGTCAGCCCCTTGATGGAGGGAAAAAAGCTCATGGCGCTAAGCGGATTTTTCACATTGATCTGCCGGTTATTGGCCTCAATCAAGATATAACTGTCAAATCGGTTTGCATCCCGTACCAACTGCGTGATTTGTGCAGGCAGCAGTCTGCGGGTCATCGTAATACTGATCTCTTTTTTCATGATTTTACCCTCCTACGCGGTTAGCAGGTGCATCAAAACCAGAAGGTGTACAGTTCTGGTGAGACCACGGCAACCAGTGCAGCAGCGATCGTCATCCCTAAACTGCCCATTACTCCTTCCTTTTCCCCCCATTGGGCGGCACGAGAGACGCCGACAAGAGAGGCTGCCGTGCCAAGTGCCAATCCTTTGACCATGTTGCTGTTTACCCCGGCCAACTGCAGAAGAGCGGGGCCGATCAAGATCCCGGTGAGACCGGTCAGAACGGCGAACAACGCGGTCAATTCCGGGAGTCCACCTAGCAATTGAGAGACGGAGACCGCCATTGGGGTGGTGACGGATTTGGGTACCAGAGAAGCAATCGTGGTGTGAGCAAATCCAAGAAGATAAGCAAGCCATATCGCACAAGCGATTCCAGCTCCTGATCCAAGCGTCACCCCTGCGACAATAGAACGGAAATATCGCTGCAGGAGATGTCTGTATTTGTACAGCGGAATGACCAAAGCCATCTGAGCTGGCCCGAGAAAGAAGGTGATGGAGCGGGTGGCCGATTGGTAGGTGGCATAATCAATATGCGTGATCCACAGGACGGCAATGATCAATAGTGGACTGATCAATACCGGACTGGTCCAAATCCCGCCGATCTTCTGAAACAGGACACACCCAACGACATAAGCGCCCAATGTCAAAATCACTAACCAAGTCATGAGGTCATTGTTCATCGTTTCGTCTCTCCCCTCTTTTCAACATCATGGCCGCCCACGCCGTGCAGATCAGAACGATGGCTGTGCTCAATACGATAATGACCAAGAGACGCCAACCGCCCTGTGAAAGTTCCGGCCAGTAGTTCATCATCCCGACGACTAGTGGAACAAGAAACAGCATCATATGACGGGTGAAAAACCGGCTGGAGAGCTCCCAGCGCTCCGGTTTTACAGCTCCAGTCCACAGCAGAAACAGCATGAGAACCATACCGGTCAGCACGGGTGGAAAAGGGAGCGTGATCACCTTGTGGAGCAGGACGGCGGCCCCATAAAGCACACTGAGCAAGAGGATTTCTACGAGCAGTTTCATTTCTCATTCCCCCTGGTTGCGGCAGCAGTCCAATCGTTTTTCACCTCGATCTTCATCTTACTTGTAACTATAAAAGAGGAAAGAAAAAACGGCAAGTTAAATGTAAGATAAAATAACATAAATAAAACGGTTACATCAATAAATAGCACGCTGAATCGCATGATTAGGAAAAAATGCACGCATTATGTAATTTTATATTACATATTAGTGACACATGAGGCCTGCGAGTTCCACTCTATCCACAAACTTTTGGGAAAACGCTGCTTATTTTTTATCATCGATGGCTTTCTTGTGTTATAATGACTTGATGTAGCAAAAGAAAATACAACAAATGTTGAGGTGATAGAAATGACAGTGAAAACGGAGGGAGCGGACTTAAAATCCGTCAGCCCGAAAAAGACGACGAAAGACTACAGCCAGTATTTCCAGCCGCCTTCCCTGAAGGATGCCAAAAAACGGGGCAAGGAAGAAGTGAAGGTTCATTATAATTTTTCCATTCCGGAAGAGATGGCCGGGATTGGTCATGGAAAACATTTCCTGATCAATACCTATGGCTGCCAGATGAATGAACACGATAGTGAGACGATGGCCGGCATTTTGCGTCAAATGGGCTTTACGCAAACGAACGATGAGTTGGAAGCCGACATCATCTTGTTTAATACCTGTGCTATTCGCGAAAATGCCGAGGATAAAGTGTTTGGCGAACTGGGACACATGAAGTCGATCAAACGAAACAATCCCAACCTGATTCTTGGGGTTTGCGGCTGCATGTCCCAAGAAGAAGCGGTTGTCAACAAAATCCTTTCCAAGTACCAGCACGTCGATCTCATCTTCGGAACGCACAACATTCACCGCCTGCCGGTGCTGCTGCGGGATGCCATGTTTGGCAAGGAGATGGTGGTAGAGGTTTGGTCCAAGGAAGGCGACATCATCGAGAACATGCCCAAGCTGCGGGAAGGCAACATCAAAGCCTGGGTAAACATTATGTACGGGTGCGACAAGTTCTGCACGTACTGCATCGTACCGTACACCCGTGGAAAAGAGCGCAGCCGACGCCCGGAAGATGTCATTGCCGAAGTGCGTGAATTGGCCCGTCAAGGCTACAAGGAGATTACGCTGCTGGGTCAAAACGTAAACGCCTACGGGAAAGACATTGAGGGCCTCTCCTACGGATTAGGCGACTTGATGGATGATATTCACAAGATCGATATTCCACGGGTGCGCTTTACGACCAGCCATCCGCGCGACTTTGACGATCGGTTGATTGAAGTACTGGCGAAGGGGGGCAATCTGGTTGAACACATCCACCTGCCGGTACAGTCGGGTAGTTCAGAGGTACTGAAAAAGATGGCTCGCAAGTACACGCGCGAGCATTACCTTGAACTCGTTCGCAAGATCAAAGAGGCGATTCCCAACGTAGTGCTCTCTACCGATATTATCGTCGGCTTCCCCGGCGAAACGGAGGAACAGTTCCAAGAGACGCTGTCCCTGGTAGAGGAAGTAGGGTACGATTCCGCTTATACTTTCATCTATTCGCCGCGTGAAGGGACGCCTGCTGCCGGTATGGAAGACAACGTTCCGATGGAAGTGAAAAAGGAACGGCTGCAGCGCCTGATGGATCTGCAAAACCGCATCAGTTTGGAGAAAAATCTCGCTCTTGAAGGACAGGTGCTGGAGGTGCTGGTCGAAGGGGAAAGCAAGAACAATCCTGATGTGCTCTCTGGACGGACACGGGCGAATAAACTGGTCCATTTTGCCGGCGACAAATCGCTGATCGGTCAATTCGTCAATGTTCGCGTCACAGAAGCGAAAACGTGGACCCTGCGCGGGGAAATCGTCACCAAGGTAGAGGTGTAGAGGATGAGCCAAACAATGATTACGCACAAGGAAATCTTGGAGAAGGCACGAGAATTGGCCGGCATGATCGCAAGGACCAAGGAAGTCGATTTTTACAAACGGGCCGAACAGCAGATCAAGCACAATGAACGGGTTCAAGAGATGATTGACGAATTAAAACAAAAGCAAAAGCAGATGGTCATGTTTGAATCGATGAACAAAATGGATCTGGCCCAAAAAATAGAGCAGGAA contains these protein-coding regions:
- a CDS encoding HPr family phosphocarrier protein — translated: MKKEISITMTRRLLPAQITQLVRDANRFDSYILIEANNRQINVKNPLSAMSFFPSIKGLTIVVRATGSDADQALGCLCPYFREEQQDGV
- a CDS encoding LrgB family protein, which gives rise to MNNDLMTWLVILTLGAYVVGCVLFQKIGGIWTSPVLISPLLIIAVLWITHIDYATYQSATRSITFFLGPAQMALVIPLYKYRHLLQRYFRSIVAGVTLGSGAGIACAIWLAYLLGFAHTTIASLVPKSVTTPMAVSVSQLLGGLPELTALFAVLTGLTGILIGPALLQLAGVNSNMVKGLALGTAASLVGVSRAAQWGEKEGVMGSLGMTIAAALVAVVSPELYTFWF
- a CDS encoding CidA/LrgA family protein — translated: MKLLVEILLLSVLYGAAVLLHKVITLPFPPVLTGMVLMLFLLWTGAVKPERWELSSRFFTRHMMLFLVPLVVGMMNYWPELSQGGWRLLVIIVLSTAIVLICTAWAAMMLKRGERRNDEQ
- the miaB gene encoding tRNA (N6-isopentenyl adenosine(37)-C2)-methylthiotransferase MiaB, with product MTVKTEGADLKSVSPKKTTKDYSQYFQPPSLKDAKKRGKEEVKVHYNFSIPEEMAGIGHGKHFLINTYGCQMNEHDSETMAGILRQMGFTQTNDELEADIILFNTCAIRENAEDKVFGELGHMKSIKRNNPNLILGVCGCMSQEEAVVNKILSKYQHVDLIFGTHNIHRLPVLLRDAMFGKEMVVEVWSKEGDIIENMPKLREGNIKAWVNIMYGCDKFCTYCIVPYTRGKERSRRPEDVIAEVRELARQGYKEITLLGQNVNAYGKDIEGLSYGLGDLMDDIHKIDIPRVRFTTSHPRDFDDRLIEVLAKGGNLVEHIHLPVQSGSSEVLKKMARKYTREHYLELVRKIKEAIPNVVLSTDIIVGFPGETEEQFQETLSLVEEVGYDSAYTFIYSPREGTPAAGMEDNVPMEVKKERLQRLMDLQNRISLEKNLALEGQVLEVLVEGESKNNPDVLSGRTRANKLVHFAGDKSLIGQFVNVRVTEAKTWTLRGEIVTKVEV
- a CDS encoding RicAFT regulatory complex protein RicA family protein, producing the protein MSQTMITHKEILEKARELAGMIARTKEVDFYKRAEQQIKHNERVQEMIDELKQKQKQMVMFESMNKMDLAQKIEQEYNQLHDELDSIPIVAEFKQSQVDVNDLLQMVTNVITNTVSERIILDTGGNPLTGETGGGPEKKTGGCC